The Gemmatimonadales bacterium genome window below encodes:
- a CDS encoding P-II family nitrogen regulator has protein sequence MKLIIAIVRPERLNDVLEALYRAEVRGLTVSRVMGHGGETERVETYRGTTVKMGLQEKVRLEIGVSDGFVDVTVRAVLAAARTGDVGDGKVFVLDVEQVHRIRTGERDEAAVTPFAESTA, from the coding sequence ATGAAGCTCATCATCGCGATCGTGCGGCCCGAGCGCCTGAACGACGTGCTCGAGGCGCTTTACCGGGCCGAGGTCCGCGGTCTCACCGTGTCGAGGGTGATGGGGCACGGCGGCGAGACCGAGCGGGTGGAGACCTATCGGGGCACCACCGTCAAAATGGGCCTGCAGGAAAAGGTGCGGCTCGAGATCGGTGTGTCGGACGGCTTCGTCGACGTGACGGTGCGCGCCGTGCTGGCCGCAGCACGTACCGGCGACGTGGGCGACGGCAAGGTCTTCGTGCTCGACGTGGAGCAGGTGCACCGGATCCGCACGGGCGAGCGCGACGAGGCGGCCGTGACGCCGTTTGCCGAAAGCACGGCGTGA
- a CDS encoding Do family serine endopeptidase: MSAPWRQRFKITAFVSGGFLSGLLIAGAFDLPAWSSAQQISRAAPAPQQSAQATPAARVSDAPPSGAAGLESLSEAFAAVAEHVKPSVVYIKSEITAHRDSVPAMRIPPGFEPFFRGFPGTPGGPQQRPQFQEASGSGFIVSPDGYILTNAHVVADSKRVTVRLLDRREFTAKVVGTDPTTDVAVLKIDADNLTPAALGNSDSARVGEWVLAVGNPLGDNLTFTVTQGIISAKARSLNLPNRTDRSIQDFIQTDAAINPGNSGGPLVGVRGEVVGINSAIASETGFYSGYGFAIPINLARQVMDQLIHGGKVHRAALGVLVRDATTNDAQYVGLSDVRGVVVQDFTPEGKAAKDAGLEPGDIIIAVNGQPVEYTAQLQQRIAFQKPGETVKITVARKGGVRKTFPVPLQNVPEKTELASANDSNNSSDDNGASAPLATLGVSVAPLDQSTAEQFGLPNDVKGVVVTDVRPGGPSYESIAGPENGGPDIIQSVEGHAVKSPQDLRNALKGDKAGEIVSLRIYNARAKTHRVERIRLGEPGQ; encoded by the coding sequence ATGTCGGCACCGTGGCGTCAGCGTTTCAAGATTACGGCATTCGTGTCCGGAGGATTTCTCTCCGGGCTGCTCATCGCGGGTGCGTTCGATCTGCCCGCCTGGTCGAGCGCCCAGCAGATTTCCCGCGCGGCGCCGGCCCCGCAGCAGTCGGCGCAGGCGACGCCCGCTGCCCGGGTGTCCGACGCGCCGCCGTCCGGCGCCGCCGGGCTCGAATCGCTGAGCGAGGCCTTTGCGGCCGTGGCCGAGCACGTAAAGCCAAGCGTCGTGTACATCAAGTCGGAGATCACAGCCCACCGGGACAGCGTGCCCGCGATGCGGATTCCGCCCGGCTTCGAGCCGTTCTTCCGCGGATTTCCGGGCACGCCCGGCGGTCCCCAGCAGCGGCCGCAGTTCCAGGAAGCGTCGGGCTCCGGCTTCATCGTTTCGCCCGATGGCTACATCCTCACCAACGCGCATGTGGTGGCCGACTCGAAGCGGGTTACCGTGCGCCTGCTCGACCGGCGCGAGTTCACCGCCAAGGTGGTGGGGACCGATCCGACGACCGACGTCGCGGTGCTCAAGATCGACGCCGATAACCTCACGCCCGCGGCGCTCGGCAACAGCGACTCGGCCCGCGTGGGCGAGTGGGTGCTTGCGGTGGGCAATCCGCTCGGCGACAACCTGACGTTCACCGTGACGCAGGGAATCATCAGCGCCAAGGCGCGCTCGCTCAACCTGCCGAACCGCACGGACCGCAGCATCCAGGACTTCATTCAGACCGACGCGGCAATCAATCCGGGCAATTCGGGCGGGCCGCTCGTCGGCGTGCGCGGTGAGGTGGTGGGCATCAACTCGGCCATCGCGAGCGAGACCGGCTTTTACTCGGGCTACGGCTTCGCGATCCCGATCAATCTCGCGCGCCAGGTCATGGATCAGCTCATCCACGGCGGCAAGGTCCACCGGGCCGCGCTCGGCGTGCTGGTGCGCGACGCGACGACCAACGACGCGCAGTACGTCGGGCTGTCCGACGTGCGGGGCGTGGTGGTGCAGGACTTCACGCCGGAAGGGAAGGCCGCGAAGGACGCCGGGCTGGAGCCGGGCGACATCATCATCGCGGTGAACGGCCAGCCGGTCGAGTACACGGCGCAACTGCAGCAGCGGATCGCGTTCCAGAAGCCTGGCGAGACGGTGAAGATCACGGTGGCGCGGAAGGGCGGCGTGCGGAAAACGTTCCCCGTGCCGCTGCAGAACGTGCCGGAGAAGACCGAGCTCGCCTCCGCGAACGACAGTAACAATTCGTCAGACGACAACGGCGCATCCGCGCCGCTTGCCACCCTGGGCGTCAGCGTGGCGCCACTCGACCAATCCACGGCCGAGCAGTTCGGGCTGCCGAACGACGTGAAGGGGGTCGTCGTGACCGACGTGCGACCGGGCGGGCCGTCTTATGAGTCGATTGCGGGTCCGGAGAACGGCGGCCCCGACATCATCCAGTCGGTCGAGGGCCACGCGGTGAAGAGCCCGCAAGACCTGCGCAATGCGCTCAAGGGCGACAAGGCGGGCGAGATCGTTTCGCTCCGGATCTACAACGCGCGGGCCAAGACCCACCGGGTGGAGCGCATCCGGCTCGGCGAACCCGGGCAGTGA
- a CDS encoding CpsB/CapC family capsule biosynthesis tyrosine phosphatase codes for MIPLADLHSHLVPGVDDGAASLDEALDSLRHLRAEGVTALVTTPHLLLPRLSTDAAIGRELERHRRAFDLLLDATEGASDLPAVALGQEIWAPDAAAIRRVASRADVGFGGGDVLLVEFGFVLKGTHEDVIEAARAAGRRIVIAHPERYRFVSGMDPLETAAAWRGRGAEIQINAGSLTGHYADSAPGSESLSWRLIDAGLADLISTDHHGTRREGVSPREARTALLARNLREAAERLLSTNPGRIVRAALESAAIRSA; via the coding sequence ATGATTCCACTCGCCGATCTACATAGCCACCTGGTCCCGGGCGTCGATGACGGCGCCGCGTCGCTCGATGAGGCGCTGGACTCGCTCCGGCACCTCCGCGCGGAGGGCGTCACCGCGCTGGTCACGACGCCCCACCTGCTCCTCCCGCGGCTCTCGACCGACGCCGCTATCGGGCGCGAACTCGAGCGCCACCGCCGCGCCTTCGACCTGCTCCTTGACGCGACGGAAGGGGCGAGCGACTTGCCAGCCGTCGCTCTCGGCCAGGAGATCTGGGCGCCCGACGCTGCGGCGATCCGCCGAGTGGCAAGTCGTGCGGACGTGGGTTTCGGCGGCGGCGACGTGCTGCTCGTCGAGTTCGGCTTTGTCCTCAAGGGCACGCACGAGGATGTAATCGAGGCGGCGCGCGCGGCGGGGCGGCGGATCGTGATCGCGCATCCCGAGCGCTACCGGTTCGTCTCCGGAATGGATCCGCTCGAGACCGCGGCCGCATGGCGCGGCCGGGGCGCCGAGATACAGATCAACGCCGGAAGCCTGACCGGCCACTACGCCGATTCGGCGCCCGGCTCGGAATCGCTCTCCTGGCGCCTCATCGACGCCGGCCTTGCCGATCTTATCTCCACCGACCACCACGGGACGCGCCGCGAGGGCGTCTCGCCGCGCGAAGCCCGGACCGCGCTGCTCGCGCGCAATCTGCGGGAGGCGGCGGAGCGGCTCCTGAGCACGAACCCCGGTCGGATCGTGCGTGCCGCGCTCGAGTCAGCCGCGATCCGCTCGGCCTGA